GCAGGGAAAGGCCTCTATTTATCAGTTGCCACTGAGCCGGACGATGACAACAAAGCAATGAGCCCCGAAGACTGGGATTGAGTCTAATCACTGCCTCCAACAGCAGGAAGGCCCActgagaaaaaagcaaattggCCTGAGGAGGCCATTAGACCATCCTAGGAGGGGGGTAGCCTGCGGTGGTACAAGAGGGAAAATGTCCACTGAACAACATATTCGAGAGCCCCGTGTTTCCTCTTTTCAGGATTGAGCTGATAATATCAATAAATTTAGAGCATCTTGGCAAGTCCTTGCATTTTGGCTTCAGCAGGGCAATGTATGACGGCATGAGTAATTTGTCCATATCAAGTTCTACCATGGTATGAGCACAGCAAGGAGCCCAAGGGGGGGGGGATGGGCCTACCAAGCCTATTTGCCATCAGCTGTAGGGACCCCTTCCTCACCCTGGAAGGTGTGTCCACTGATATCACCAGTGACTTGCTTTTTCACATCAGGTTCACTGGTCCATCACTGGGTTAaccatggcagaggagggaaatcGCTTGAATTTGGCCTAGATTCTTAAGATAGAGGTCTGTAAGTGGTTTCACGTTATGTGGGACAACAAGGCCAAGGTTAATACCATCAGGTCTGAGGTGCTGATATGTGTCTCAGAAATTCAAGTCAGTTTATCACCCTGAGCAATACAAATCAGCCTCTGCAGATTGAGGTCTAATATGGGCAGAGTAAGGAGTGGCCAGACTTGTACTTGGATATTTGCGAGGCAAGATATTCCCAGAATTCTTTAAGACACAGTGGGCAACCTTGGATAAGGGGTTGGTGCTATTGGTGGGACCAACAGCTAGATTATCGGTAACGGCCCAGGATCTGTAAAAATGTACAGACGGGTTGGATTTTGGGCTAAGAAACTTTCTATTTCCTAACATGACTGCTGTTTGACTGATCACTCTGAGGCTTCAGTCCATTGTTTGATCAAGGATGGCCTGTCTCATGTAGTGACAGAAGGCAGCATCTCTGCAGTGGACTCTGTCGGGTGTGGTGGTGCACACTGTCCATAAAGTTTATGAACACCCTGGTCACCCATGTGCTCCTAAGTGACTCTCCAAATGGCCAGTGTGTCTAAAATGGAAATTATCTCCTCAGAATGGATCACATCAGACAAGAACAAAAACACTTCTCACTTGTTCATGGGATATTCCAGAGGAGCAATGTTTGGCTCCATGCTGTAAATACCCATCTCTTCAATGAGGAGGCTTCTGATTAGACAGCCTGGGATGTCCTGCATTCAGGACCCAAGGCAAAATGGGAAGCTGGCTTGGAGCATCATCCACTCAGGCCCTGGAAGGCACTCCATTTACATAAAGACTCCGTCAGTTGACAGCAGTGGCTTCTCTAATTGTGTGCAGCACCCAATGAAGACAATAGTTCTGTAACAAGAATGCCGTGGGTAATTTATGTCCACCACGGGGGTTTAGAGACTCTTGGTTGCTCAGTGAGAGGCTGCTAAGGCATCTTTGAGAAGGACTGTGGGGAGGGGACACTAATGGAATGTTGTATCAAAGATTCCAGAGCTTTCGTTTCCCAATTCAAAGTCAGTCCATTTTAAGTCTCCTGTGAATGAGTAAGCAAGCAGATCTGATAAATTTGAAATGGTTGTCACTGTGGCTGACAGAATCTGCCCATGACATGGTTTCTACCATTGCTTGTGTCACCCTCTCAGCTCACAGCCCCCTCCTTTTGCCTCAGAGAAAATGCACAGTGGGACACATGTGGATTTCTAAAGATGTTCCAAGTAAGCAGGCACAGAGTAGGCCTGGGTTGGGGAATGAGCAGCTGAAAATGGTCTGTGGATGGCAGTGAGATGTGATGCTGACACACATGAATGAGGATGTCCCCAGGCAGATTCTGTTTGAGATACACGTTTACGTTTCAGACCATGGTATTTCCAAAGACGTCTCCATGAACCTGACTTAAACTCAAAGACAGAGTCTGGAAGCCCTCTCACTTCACTCCTAGTTTTGAGTATGAGCTGAGAGCAGGCGCAACCCTAGAAGGTGTTTTTTGAAATTGAGACAGGGGTGTAAGAAAAGCCTGTTGAGGACTCAGTCCTTCTTCTCAGTCCTGCAATCTTCCTAAGAAGGATCCCACAGTGGTTGAAAATTTGAACACGTAAAAATCCAGGTACAGGAGACCTTGACATTCTTCCAGCATATGAAAGCAAGTACACTATTCACTTTCTAATAATTAcctatataacatatataaaatatacttaagTGCTCTCATGAGTTTTCAGAAATGTTAGGAATACTGCCATCAAAAGATCAAAAAATTCCATCACCTCAAAAGAACAATCCTATGGTGTCCATTTGAAAGAAACCCCTCCAATTCATAAGTTCATActaaaaaaacaggaaaacattcTGTTCCCTTCGCTGTTTTAAACCTTGAAGCTGTTGTTCCTGTTTCACAATTTTCCACACCATATGCTGGACGTCTAAGCATACGGAAATGAAACCTGTGATCAGCTACCTGGGCTCCGGGGCTTTCTGGATCATTGAAATTAAAGACTTCCAGCCACTCCTGTGATGAAAAGTTGTTgaaaatttcccatttctcctcttACACTCAATTAGGATGTCACTCACAATGAcaccctctctctccagctcagtCACTTATTCCTTGGCTGGTTGCCTCTAACCAGCCAGAGCTCTTTGTGCTGTTTCCACGGGGAGATCACAGTGGACTCACAGAGATGTCACTCTACTCACAGAATTCACACAGGATGAGCCAGAACAGTGCAGATGAAGGCTACTGTCTCTCTAAGTGGGAGGAACTCCATGGTTTACTGGGGTGCATGTCGCACACTCCAGTCTGTAGAGCAGCAAAACGAAAATGCCAAAAATGATaacatgttaaatatttaatggTAATATAAAAATCCTCtcaaatgacattaaaaacaaaagacaatacAAACATCTGTGGCTTAGATCAATAGGAAGTCTCAAGTCccagataacaataataatgacatcCTCGCTCACTCCTACACTCatagaaaagatatatacacacCTCAGCCTAATAGCTCAAtgctattttttacttttcttcaaaggctttatttctattatataaaaCAAAGCTTCACTGTGACCACTTCCGCTTTTCCACAAACATAGAAGCACCAGGACTGCCAGGACTTGTCTGTTTCATGCTCTGTATCCAGATCCTACTGTGTCTCAGCTCTGCTACAGTGTGTACACAGACTCCACACTGCATGGCTTGTGAGGGACGCTGAGACGGTACCAGGAACAGCAGAGTTTTGGAGAAGGAAAGGCTTCAGAGTGGGACAGCGGTCCTATTTTGTCGGCTGGGTTTGCATTGTCTCACAATTTACCTAAACTCAAAGGCCTCAGCTGAGTCTAAAGGACATAGTGAAAATATTATGTAGAATACTAAGGAGAGAATTTATGTATTTCAACGAGGTACTTCACAGTAAACAGGGTCTAATTCACCATAGGACATACATCGGTGTTTTGACTGTAAGTAGGAAAAGCAAAGATGTTCCAGTTGACCATGAGCtggctgcatccactgcaaggccAGGTCTTACCCTGCTGAAGAGAAAAGTGTCCGATGGCTTGTTCATTGAAAGTACAGTTTCCAAGACAAAACTAACAGTATTTTGTGACCATAGAGGTAAAAATGATAAAGGATAAAAGTCCAAATTctaaaaatcattcttttccttcttcttactaAAATGACTGACTGgaacttcttaaaaattaacttacCTTCACTACATTGTTTTTCCGTTCTACAAAACAATGATTTGGTTCACGAAAAAAAGGTTTACAAAAGGTAGAATTAAGTTGACCTCCTCACACCAACGAATACAGAAAATAACCTGCCTCCTTGAATTGCAGTCAAATCCACAAACCCAGGTCAAAATCTTGTAAGAAGTCCTTTGAGCAACGTTACCGCTACACCTCAAGGTCCTTCAGGTCTGTGGTCATTCTTACTAGAATTCCTTACACCCCTCTCTGACTGCAAGTGTAATCCTGCAGGTCACTGGAAGAGGGCACTGAAAAAAaacatgatggttaatttttggcttaaaaatgcatgagaaattattttcatgtcaAAAATTGTAACTGTAAATGAATAAGAAATACACTTTGCCCAAGGGAGAAATCCCTGAATTGGTCTGCACATGATAAAATTGACTCACAATGTATAACGATTAAATGAAGAACCTTGCAAAGTATATCTGAAAATCCATAATCAAAAATGGATATTAATATAGTCTGTAAAAATGAAatccacaggggctggccccgtggccgagtggttaagttcgcgcgctctgctgcaggcggcccagtgtttcgttggttcgaatcctgggcgcggacatggcactgctcatcagaccacgctgaggcagcatcccacatgccacaactagaaggatccacaacgaagaatatacaactgtgtactggggggctttggggagaaataggaaaaaataaaatcttaaaaaaaaaaaatgaaatccacaATAATATGTATTAACATAGGATGGACTGGAACAGTTGATAAAATATATCAATGAAACAACTACAGAAGTGTTCATTTCACAAACAAATGGACATAGTTTTATTGACATACAGTCAAATGTTACTGAGAACACATCAAGGGAATCCATTCAAGCTACAAGTAACAGGAAACACACAGTCTTCCCAGCACACGCAAGGTGATTGTTCTCACATGGAACAACTGGGTCAAGCCAGCCACTGCACAACGCAGCAGGGAAACAAACTCGCAGGTGCTTCTTTTTATGTCCCATTGTAGATGCCATggtgaagcaggaaaatgtgctcACTAGCACTATCAACAGCACAAGGTGTTTCCTATACACATCAGACCTTATTCCATTATCATCTAGAGAAAAGAGGAATCAGACAATATTCCCACCCACAAAGGTCTGAATTAGCTTCCTGGTGGACACAAGAGGCCTTACAGAAAGACCCTAACTCGAATGGATCTTTGATGTAAAACTGGTGGAAAATGCATCTCTAACAATATGGAAATCAACTAGCTATTGGTGGTTTTCAAGATACTCTCGACAAGAAGGGCAAAGAATCCAGAAAAAGGGACGGAAGGTGGTGTCCTTGAAGCTCCTATGGAACTGTCTCCCTCCCTGTGTGGTGGCTCGAAAATCTGCCTAAGGCCTTGTGTGCTTCTGCCTTCCGAATCTCATGTAAGTGAGGCCATTGGGCAATTCCAACACGGCACATAAAGGGGATGGATTCTTAAAGATCTAGCTCTTCAGATTACCCTCACTGACATGATGCAGTACAGGGGTGATGTGTCCAGCTCTAGATTTTGTTGCCCTGCCACAGGCCTCTACTTAATTCAAAGTCTATTCACCAAATGCCAGTCAGAAGGAAGGACAAACAGCAAAGGcccaaataggaaaataattcaCAGGAAGTACACTACTGGATAAACTTGCCATACATAATTTTTTCCAACTGTTtaatagtacagaaaataaaaacaggctccTCCACCCACCAACCCCAAAAAGGAGCTTTCTCTGAAACATGTACAATATGTACAATGGATGAGGCACATGCAGGAACTGTAAATACAAGGCCACTAAGAAAATCACAACAAATACAAACTGTCATGTTTCAATACCCCcttaacagagaaaaattaaaacattataaaaaaaagtaaagataaaaaattattaactgaTTTAAGGGAAAAGCACTACCTATGAATCTTATTTGCTATTTATGAAGGATGACTAGCAGAATCATCACAATATTCATTTCTGAAGTAATTAATAGAAATCCACAGTCCAATGTTGCACTTTAAGAAAGAAGTTTGATAAATACAATCTACTTACTACTTTTATAACAATTCTTTCCTGCTGAAAGTTTTCTAGAAGCTCACATACAAATTAAATTCCATGCAGCTTTTTCATAGGACTTacctttacatttctttttggtgggagTTTCACACAGAAAGATGTAGGCCAACTGAAGTCTTTCTCATGCTGTTTACATTCAAGACATTTTTATCAAGTGAGTCCTTTCATGCCTTCAGGAAGAACTGGGATGACAAAATCTGTTTATGTCTACATGGTTTATCCTCTCGTGTGCATTTGTGCATATCCTCAAAAGTCTGCATGAGAAATAAAGCCTATCTCACTTTCCTGACGTTCATGACgttttctctccagtatgagttctttcatgtttttcaagagaactggaaaaggtGAATACTCTACTGCATGTTTTaaattcatagggtttctctcttgtatgaattctttcatgccTTGAAAGAAAACTGTTATAACTGAAGGCTTTACCACAGAttttacattcaaagggtttctctccagtgcaACTTCTTTCATGGACTCGATTACTGGAACAAATAAAtactttactgcattttttacattcatagggtttctctccattatgaattctttcatgtattCGAAGATAACTGGAAGAAGCAAATGCTTTACCACATTTTTTACATTCGTAAGGTTTCCCTCCAGTGTGAGTTTTTCCATGTGTTGCGAGATAAATGGTAGAAATGAAGGCTTTACcacacattttacatttaaagggcttctctccagtgtgagttctttcatgtattcAAAGATAACTGGACGAAGCGAATGCTTTACTGCACTTCTTACATCCATACGGTTTCTCTCccgtatgaattctttcatgtacTCGAAGATAACTGTaacaagtgaatgctttactgcattgtttacattcatagggtttctctccagtatgagttctttcatgtgaTTGAACTAAAGTGAGGTaagtgaaggctttcccacattccttacattgaTATGGCTTCTCTCCATATTTTTGATACTCATATGTTTTATGTTCAGTGTGGCATCTAATGTGCATTTTCAGCAATGAATGATGCATGAAGACTCTTCCACATGCACTGCATCCCCATGGTTTAgctcctgtagttttcttgttcaGACTGAGATTTGGAAGAAGGCTGACGTTTTCTCCACATTGACTACCCACTTCGCTTTCACAGAGTCTCCCTACCCTATGCTTTCTGTAAAAATGAGAAGCACATTGTTAGTCATTTCTCTATtgatgattttatatttcttatgtttattatgATTTATAGGGAATGTTTAcgttttcttccttctgtgaatTCTCTGAAGTTAAATATACTGAATGTTCTGCAAGAGGACTTCCCCCTTGCTATTATCCAATCAGTGATATTCATAGATAGGGTTCATTAATACTATTTCTAAgtgaaatattttgcaaaaagtGAACCTCTCCATCACATTTCACCAAGTATACTGGGTGAAAATTATCTAAGAATACCTAAATTTGAAGGAAgcgttgttttctgttttttaaaaaaatttcttaccATACAAAGAATCttacatgaaacaaaaatttctaCTGTGTCACTCACCATAGTTTTGTCCCCTCGTCTTTGCACTAATCTTTAATATCATGATCTTCCCAAGTTATTCCTGAAATGCAGACCCAGAAAGTTTattccaaatattaaaaattatagaaaaagctGTAGATTCTAAGTATTTGATAATCTATGGCCATGTCTACCTTATTTACTAACCTCCCCTTTCCACCTTCTACATCTCAGAacattctttttgtattttttgaggaagattagccctgagctaacatctgccgtcaatgctcctctttttactgaggaagagtggccctgagctaacatccatgcccatctccctctactttatatgtgggacggctaccacagcatggcttgccacacggtgccatgtccacacccaggatctgaactggcgaatcccaggctgccgaagcggaatgtgcgaacttaaccaccttgccaccgggccagccccttagaaCACTCCTGATGGTCAAGCAGCACTTGTTCTTTCATTGAGGTAGTGAAGGAATGTCCTCGTTCTTACCTACTGAGGCCAGGTGCCTGAAGGTTTCCcacatcacatctctgtagaGTTTCTTCCGTGAAGGATCCAGTAAAGCCCACTCCTCTGGGGTGAAGTTCACAACCACGTCCTTAATGACCACTGACTCCTAAAACACCACAATGTGTATAGGGCAGGATGCATAAGACTGACAGCACTGGGGATCTATATGCCAATTCTACGAAGGTAACATGGGATTCTATTATCTCCAACCATTCATTCTATGTTGTGATCAGCACAAACTCACTTTTTTCTGTACACAGTGCTCATCGATTTAACAATATTATGAACACATGGAAATATTTACACAGTTTTACTGTGATGACATTACATCCCGTTTCTCTCTAATAACAAGTTCCAGAATAGGTTGGGAAATGACAGAAGTGCTATACCAATGaaacaaatattatcatttgtGGACCAATCATCCCTCGTAAAAAAAGCTCTTTCATCTTCTTCCATATTACCCACTGGTTGCCGCGCTCCATGAGGCAGAGGGTGAAACCTACAGCATGTGCCAGTGAGTAGAAACATAGTGAACAACTGGAAGCTTTTTGGTCTGCTCCAATCATCAAACTGAGAGTTTAGGAGGCCTGTGAAAATCTAAATTTCACCAAGCCCAGCTGCCCACATTGTCCTAAAGGACTCCAGGCCATTACAGGTAATCAAATGCCGCTGGCTGAATGTAAATATTCTTGCGGTGAAACACTGTTTTTAACTTGTGAAATATTGATCATGGACTCAGTTCTACCTTTGTCATGCTGTATGCTTTGATGGGGCTGGAATTATTATGAACTGAGAGCTCAGGCACAAGGAAGAAGCTATGAAAATTTAGACCACAAGATCGCTAGACTCATGGGCCTCAAAGCTACTTCTGACCATTTTTAGAACACACTCTGAGACAATGTGTCATAAGAGCTCTTTCTGGTCACATGCAAACTGTACCCTGACCTTTGTTCACCTTGACAGGTAGGTTAGGAGCTGCAGATtgcggctggccccgtggctgagtggttaagttcatgcactccacttaggacacagcaccgctcattaggcgatgctgaggcagtgtcccacatagcaaaaccagaggcactcacaactacaatatacaactatgtactggggggttgggggagaaaaagcagaggaaaaaaaaacaagaagattggcaacagttgttagctcaggtagcaatcttttcttttttttaaagattttacttttccattttctctccaaagcccccccgtacatagttgtgtatttttagttgtgggtccttccagttgtgacatgtgggatgccgccccagcatggcctgatgagtggtgccaagtctgcgcccaggatttgaaccggggagccctgggccgccgaagtggagcacgtgaacttaaccactcggccacggggtcggcccctcaGGTAGCAATCtttaaagaacacaaaaaatagagAGCTGCAGATTGCAAGGGAGCTCCTTGCAGTCCACAATAGTTTGATGTTAAATTTGCCCatgattataaaatacatgaAGGATTTAACAGTGGTTTCCtccaaaacaacataaaatttcctttctccCACTTCAAGAGGAAGTCTTTCCCGACCACCCACTCTAGATGATGCCCTGCTGACTTCTGATCCTGCACTTAAGGAGCTTAGAAGCTGTCGTTCTTGATCtcataagaagaaaatgaacaaacttgaCATGAACAACCCTTCTTAGATCCAGGAGAGCCTTGAGGTCATCAGACAAACTAGTGTCTGCAAAGTtgggaaagacaaaaaaagagatgGCATTTTGAAATATGTCCCGCATGTTCTGTTCTTAATAAGGCCTGTactaaaaaagaaactatttccCCAGAATCTAATGCaagggcaaaaataaaaaagacagcaCCCAATTTCCATGAAGCCTAGGACAGCCTCTTTAATGGAAGGTTTAAAAACCACATAATGGGAAAACATGAagcaaaagaagggaagagagagacagaggaaaatcTGAAGTAGTAATGaccaaaataacataaaattaatgatAGCCAGCACACCGTCCATCCAGGAAGCTCACAGAACACTAACTACAATAAAGTACAAAGTGCACAACTAAGGGTATCACGCTGAAACTAGAGACACATCACAGACAGAGAATGTCCTGAAAAATGCCACAGAAGAAACACACCTtcaacagaaagaaacaaaatttgacTTAAATTGCACTTCTTCTGAAAACCCATGCAATAAGAACAGAGGAGACTGAAAGATTTGAAGTGTTGAATATGAAACCCACTTTCCCAGAATTCGGtcaagcaaaattatccttcaggacaaggaagaaataaagactttctgaGACACAATTTGAGGAAATTCATCCCGAGTACACATACTTTGAAGGAACTCGTTCGGAAGTTTACCAGAAAGAATGTAAATGATAAAAGCAGGGGAttagaaggaggaaaaaggaggggaaacatcttttatgtttcttataATTAATACAACAGATGACACTTTGTTTAAACTAATGTTAGCAACAACGTTATTTGGTAATGAGAAGCTTATGGACAAGTGAAATAGATCACAGCAATGTGACAAGacacagggaaaggaaaattgGGGACAGTGTGTTAAGGGGTACTTGGACACAGTGAAGTGGCATAGTGTTACTTGGCAGAGGGGTGggttagttgtaaatgtatgCTGAAAATTCAAGGGCAGCCACTaaagtgtgttttttaaaaagcgtGTAACTGATATTctaagagaggggaaaaaaagaattacaataaATGCTCAATTTTAGCCAGAGAAGgtagcaaaaagacaaaaacaaacaagggaAAAAATGCAGAAAGTACAAATTTTCGTAAATATCAATCCAACTGAATCAACAACCACACTTTAATCATCAATTGTGTCATTGTAACTGAAAGAGACAGcaacagatttgaaaaaaataccaTTATAGGGGACGGTcacgtggccgaatggttaagttcgtgcactctgcttcagtggcctggggttccgatcctgggcacggaaatggcaccacacatcaggccatgttgaggcggcgtcccatgtaccacaactagaaggaccacaactaaaatatacaactatatactggggggatttggggagaaaaagcaggaaaaaagaaaaaaagattggcaacggttgttagctcaggtgccatctttaaaaaaaacaacaaaaaccattatatgttgtctacaagaaacccactctAGGTATAAAGTCAGACAGACGAAgggtaaaaggatggagaaaaacagaCCATGCCAACACGAATCCAAAGGAAGCTGCCAAAGGAATAGACATTATAGACAATGCGGATTTCAAACTGAGGAAGATGCAGAGATAGAGGGGCAGTAGGTACTGATAAAGGGGCCTATTCTCTGAGAAGGCACAGCAACGCTGCATGTGTACCTGCCTAACAACAGAGGGGCAACACACCTCAGGGAGGAACTGACCGAAtgcaggagaaagagacaaatccaGTACCACAGCTGTAGAAGTCAACACCCCCTCATCCGGAATTAGACATTTCAGTAGGCAGGAAGTGAGGAAGGACAGACGTGCAATGAACAGCCCTGCGAAACTGCTGGGTTTCACTGTAATCTGCGGAATACTTCACagaacagcagaatatacattcttctcaggttcacatggaacattcaccagaACAAACCACATTCTGAGACATaaagcacaccttaacaaatttgaaagaacagaaatcatacaaaataggCTCTCACACCACATAAGCATTCCTCTAGAAGGCAATACCAGCAATAGTTGGAAAACTACCTCATATGTGCTTCTTcaaaaacacatttctaaataatacataGTATCAAACTAGAAgtctcaagaaaaaagaaaaataactttgaattaaaaacatgaaaacacagcATAGCAAAGGTTCttggatgtagcaaaagcagtatCTAGGCGGCAATTTATGCCTTCAAACAAACAGACTGGAAAAAATCAAAGATCTCTAATCACTAATGCAAGCATGTACCttagcaaagaataaaaagaagagcaagttaaacccaaagcaagcacaataaaagaaataataaaataagaaaggaaataaatgtcaTTGTGcgaaatcaatggagaaaattagaagaaaaaagctgcTTGTTTGTCAAgaccaataaaattgataaatatctagtcaagataaagagaaaagacagaaattactaatatcagaaaggaaaggaggggaaaggaatATAAAACAAGACCTGAGAAaatgcaacatccatttatgataaactaGTAATAGAGGTGAACTTCCACTTCTTGAGAAAGAACATCTTCACAAATCCTGTAGCTGAATTCATGGTGTTTGTTCCATATGATATGACTGTCTCTACACAACAACTGGAAGAACTCACAATGACAGAAACGACTCCTGGCATTAATAAGAGAGTACAGCAAGTTTGCTCTCCTTCTAGACCCATACGAATAGAGTCAACTGAACtttgacaaagaaggaaaagtgaTTCAAAcgaaaaagtattttaaacaaacagTGGTAGAAATAATGGATAtccacgtacacacacacaaaacaaatgcAGACACGGCCTCACacttttcatgaaaattaagttaaaacacatcataaatttaaatgtaaaatgccaaAGGAATAAACTCCTACAAGATAACACAGAAGAAAGTCTGGATGATCTTGTGTTtgttgatgaattttcacaaagaaagCCAACAAGCACggtccacaaaagaaaaaaccaaaaattttacaattttaagtcAAACGAAAAACTCCTCCTCTGAAAACGATGGTGTAAAGAGAAGATCAACACCAATTCAAAGTAAGAGAAAATCTCTCTAAAACATTTATTGGACAAGTGATTGGTATCTGAAATATGCAAAGTATTCTTAAGCTGTAATAGTAAGAGGAAAAacatgcaattaaaaaatgggcaaaagatctgcaGACAGCTCACTGAAGGAGAGATCTA
The Equus caballus isolate H_3958 breed thoroughbred chromosome 7, TB-T2T, whole genome shotgun sequence genome window above contains:
- the LOC100147036 gene encoding LOW QUALITY PROTEIN: zinc finger protein 14-like (The sequence of the model RefSeq protein was modified relative to this genomic sequence to represent the inferred CDS: substituted 1 base at 1 genomic stop codon), with the translated sequence MHHSLLKMHIRCHTEHKTYEYQKYGEKPYQCKECGKAFTYLTLVQSHERTHTGEKPYECKQCSKAFTCYSYLRVHERIHTGEKPYGCKKCSKAFASSSYLXIHERTHTGEKPFKCKMCGKAFISTIYLATHGKTHTGGKPYECKKCGKAFASSSYLRIHERIHNGEKPYECKKCSKVFICSSNRVHERSCTGEKPFECKICGKAFSYNSFLSRHERIHTREKPYEFKTCSRVFTFSSSLEKHERTHTGEKTS